A genomic segment from Leptolyngbya boryana PCC 6306 encodes:
- a CDS encoding ABC transporter ATP-binding protein translates to MADPLIELKGVSKRFGDNAVLDQVDLTVYRGEALAIIGPSGTGKSTVLRIMAGLLAPDSGEVYIGGKRRKGLIEDAADPLHISMVFQQAALFDSLNVEENVGFLLYQHSRLPRQRIRQLVEERLEMVGLSGISQRFPAELSGGMRKRVSFARAIMANPDNPNDTPDVLLYDEPTAGLDPIASTVIEDLVRSLQCPKRGCQSYVMVTHQESTIRRTADRVLFLHRGQVQWEGKVHEIDTTDEPLIRQFFSGSVEGPIQVLG, encoded by the coding sequence ATGGCTGATCCATTGATTGAATTAAAAGGTGTCAGCAAACGATTCGGGGACAATGCCGTTCTCGATCAGGTCGATTTAACCGTTTATCGTGGAGAAGCCCTTGCAATCATCGGACCCTCCGGCACTGGAAAATCTACAGTTCTACGAATTATGGCAGGACTGCTTGCCCCTGATTCGGGAGAGGTCTATATCGGCGGTAAACGGCGGAAAGGACTGATCGAAGATGCGGCTGATCCACTACACATCAGTATGGTGTTTCAACAAGCAGCGCTATTTGACTCGCTGAATGTTGAGGAAAATGTTGGATTTTTGCTGTATCAACATTCCCGGCTGCCTCGCCAAAGAATTCGCCAACTCGTTGAAGAACGCCTAGAAATGGTTGGATTATCCGGCATCAGTCAACGATTTCCCGCTGAGCTTTCGGGTGGGATGAGAAAACGAGTCAGTTTTGCGCGGGCAATCATGGCAAATCCTGATAATCCTAACGATACACCAGACGTACTGCTGTATGATGAGCCGACCGCTGGACTCGATCCGATCGCATCAACAGTGATTGAAGATTTAGTACGATCGCTACAATGTCCGAAGCGGGGATGTCAAAGTTATGTGATGGTGACGCACCAAGAGAGTACAATTCGGCGCACCGCCGATCGAGTTTTATTTCTCCATCGCGGGCAGGTGCAATGGGAAGGCAAAGTCCATGAAATCGACACAACCGATGAGCCATTGATTCGGCAGTTCTTTAGTGGCAGTGTAGAAGGACCAATTCAGGTATTAGGGTAG